From Paenibacillus sp. PvR098:
ACGAATATTCCTTCGGCTGAGCTCAGCGATGAAGGAAATCGCGTGATTGAGGTCGAGTGGGTAGATGATATCGAAGCCAACTACAATGTGGAAATTGAAATCACCGGTCATGACCGACGCGGTTTGTTAAACGAGGTGCTGCAGGTAGTGTCTGAGAGCAAAACGACTATATCCGCCGTATCCGGTCGCTCGGATAAGAACAAGATGGTGATGATTCACATGACGATCCTGATCAAGAACATTGATCACCTTCATTCGGTTGTTGAGAAAATTAAGCGAATCAAGGATGTGTATTCGGTACAGCGCATCATGCAGGTTTGACCAAAGCGTTATAATGATATGAAACGGGGATTACTAATAGATGAGAGTAGTATTGCAGCGCAGCAAGAATGCTGCGGTGACAGTGAATGGCGAAACGGTAGGCGCCATTTCCCGCGGGTTGGTGCTGCTTGTCGGCATCGCTGACGGAGATACCGAGCAGGATGCCGCTTATGTGGCTGAGAAAGTAGCGGGACTGCGGATTTTTGAGGATGAAGGCGGGAAGATGAATCTGTCCGTGCTGGAAACGGGCGGGCAGGTGCTTTCGATTTCGCAATTCACGCTTTACGGGGACTGCCGCAAAGGGCGTCGTCCGAATTTTATGGGAGCAGCACGCCCGGAGCATGCCGAGCCGCTATACGACCGGTTTAACGCCATGCTTCGTGAGCAAGGGCTTCATGTAGAGACGGGACGATTCGGAGCGATGATGGATGTGTCGCTCGTGAATGACGGACCGGTAACCCTGATTGTGGAAAGTAAGCAGGCTTAACCTTTTGTTATGGAGCATGATACTTGGCTAGGGAAAGGGATAAGGGCAAGTGGTTTTGGGGAAAATAGGAACTAGCGTATGTTTATGCACTATGACCTGTGAGGAGCCGATCCCATACCATGTACCGATCACCCAAAGAACAACTGATGCTATTACCGGAGCTCCAACTGGGTTCCGGCTCCGGACGTGCAGAAGAAGGGGCGGCTCTGCTGCCTTCCGGGCTCGATGATTGTGAGATGAGCGCAGCCTTTTCCTCTGCAAGCGAGCAGCTTAAGCGGACGCCCCGCAAACCTACCCGCTGATCTGCAAGAACAGGAGAGGCGAGTTTTACAAGTACCAAAGTAAGCTTAAACGGGCTCCGGAAGGAGCTTTTGTTTTGTAGTTATATCCACTGACACAGAAATGATCCAGCCTGCTTCGGAGTGGATGGAAAGCAACAAGTATAAGCCTTATTACATGTACCGGTAAAGTTTTTCTGAAACCTATTGCCAACATATTACGTATAAACGCTTGTCTACCCCCTATTATTGCCTTCTGAGGCAATAGGTGCTTGGCTTGGCTTGTACTTATATTTCTTTTATCACATGAATCAGAGGTGTTGTATGGCAGCAAAAGCAAGGAGTTCCTATGGCGGGAGTGCCAAGGGATATGTTCTGTTAATCGCGTTGTTGGTGTTGATTGCGGCGGGAGCCAGCGCTTTGTACTGGTGGAAATCGGGAAGCACGCAGGCCCATGGAGGCCAAGCAGGCGCAACTCAGAAGCTTGCCGAAGTAAAAACAGTAGAGACCCCTAAAGACAGTTATGACCTAATTGTGGCTGGCACCGATCCGGAGGGTGTTGCAGCAGCCGTTTCTGCGGCTCGCAACGGACTAAAGACGCTGCTTGTTGATGAGCACAACCGTGAAATTCTCGGCGGTTTGATGTCGCTTGGTTGGCTGAATAGTCTAGATATGAACTACGAGCCCGATAAAGGGGTGCTTCATAAGCGTGAGATTTTAAATAAAGGCATTTTCACGGAATGGTATGCCAAAACCGAAGGCGATTCCTTCGATGTGATTACGGCAGCCAACGCTTTTAACGAGCTCGTGGCCGCTGAGAAGAACGTGGATGTACTGCTCAAAGTGAAATCGATGGAACCGGTGCTTAGCGAGTCGGGATCCGCTTCTGTAATCACAGGAATGAAGCTTACTTTGGCTGACGGAACGGTCAAAACGGTTCAAAGCAAAGCGGTAATCGATGCAACCCAAGATGCGGATATTGCCGCTGCAGCGGGAGTTCCTTATACAACAGGCCGCGAGGATTTGGGCGACAAAAAGTCACGCATGGCCGTTACGCTGGTGTTCCGTTTGAAGAACATCACGCCAGACGTTTGGCAGAAGATGAAAGAGCGGCTGGAGAACGACAATGATGCAGGTACGGGCATCAATGAGATGAGTGCTTGGGGTTACAAGGATATGAAAGATTACCCGCCGATGAACAAGGAGCGGGTAGCGATGCGCGGCCTGAATATCGGAAGGCAAAATAACGATACGATGCTGATCAATGCGCTGCAAATTTTTGGTATTGACGGAACGGATCCGAAATCGAAGGAAGAGGCGTTTCATCTCGGTAAGGAAGAGCTCCCCCATATCGTTGAATATATGAAAAAGCAATATCCCGAGTTTGCCGGCATAGAGCTGGATGCAACAGCGCCGGAGCTGTATGTTCGTGAATCAAGGCATATTCAAGGGGAATACAGGTTGAGTATCATCGAT
This genomic window contains:
- the dtd gene encoding D-aminoacyl-tRNA deacylase; translated protein: MRVVLQRSKNAAVTVNGETVGAISRGLVLLVGIADGDTEQDAAYVAEKVAGLRIFEDEGGKMNLSVLETGGQVLSISQFTLYGDCRKGRRPNFMGAARPEHAEPLYDRFNAMLREQGLHVETGRFGAMMDVSLVNDGPVTLIVESKQA
- a CDS encoding FAD-dependent oxidoreductase; translated protein: MAAKARSSYGGSAKGYVLLIALLVLIAAGASALYWWKSGSTQAHGGQAGATQKLAEVKTVETPKDSYDLIVAGTDPEGVAAAVSAARNGLKTLLVDEHNREILGGLMSLGWLNSLDMNYEPDKGVLHKREILNKGIFTEWYAKTEGDSFDVITAANAFNELVAAEKNVDVLLKVKSMEPVLSESGSASVITGMKLTLADGTVKTVQSKAVIDATQDADIAAAAGVPYTTGREDLGDKKSRMAVTLVFRLKNITPDVWQKMKERLENDNDAGTGINEMSAWGYKDMKDYPPMNKERVAMRGLNIGRQNNDTMLINALQIFGIDGTDPKSKEEAFHLGKEELPHIVEYMKKQYPEFAGIELDATAPELYVRESRHIQGEYRLSIIDVLENRDQWDRIGFGSYPVDIQRMSPADTGAVVSVPQQYAVPFRSIVPLKVDGLLVVGRAASFDTLPHGTARVIPVGMATAEAAGAAVKIAEEAGLTFRQMSANKEVIALLQDTLNKQGLVLQPYSIQPQPFMEHKQYEGLKVAVTLGLATGGYDNNFALDAKSNQQRVANMLEGMRKFKPETMSGSPSAGLVKGSAPRNLPVSMEQAAYMIALMLKVEAARENAVEALQSRGFLKQETVDGIANKQELTNGDTYLMIKDVYNVVRDMK